Proteins encoded within one genomic window of Rhodobacteraceae bacterium LMO-JJ12:
- a CDS encoding NlpC/P60 family protein: protein MSEQPSFDRRVTPSNGRVAAAHLRGVVTAERYERGEKRSVAEPVVDLLRVPGGRRERQVLAGQGVTVYDERDGWAFVQAAADGYVGYVPRLSLQPAITATHRVSARSTHTYPNADFKANEMEALSFGSLLQVSGEEGRFLETLRGFVPRAHLEPIDKPARDPVAVAELFLGTPYLWGGNSGFGIDCSGLVQAACLACGISCPGDSDMQETALGEALGDRAAIRGDLFFWKGHVAWVVDQETLLHANAHHMAVSYEGLSETVARIEAQGGGPVTARKRLLGC, encoded by the coding sequence GTGAGCGAACAACCGAGCTTTGACCGGCGTGTAACCCCAAGCAACGGACGCGTTGCAGCGGCGCATCTGCGTGGAGTGGTTACGGCAGAGCGGTATGAACGCGGCGAAAAGCGTTCCGTTGCTGAGCCGGTGGTCGATCTGTTGCGGGTGCCGGGCGGGCGGCGTGAACGCCAGGTTTTGGCCGGGCAGGGCGTGACGGTTTACGATGAGCGTGATGGCTGGGCTTTTGTTCAGGCGGCGGCGGATGGCTATGTCGGCTATGTGCCGCGCCTCTCGCTTCAGCCGGCCATAACGGCGACACATCGCGTGAGCGCGCGCAGCACGCATACTTACCCGAATGCCGATTTCAAAGCCAATGAGATGGAGGCGCTGAGCTTTGGCAGCCTGTTACAGGTGAGCGGTGAGGAGGGACGTTTTCTGGAAACCCTTCGGGGATTTGTGCCGCGCGCACACCTTGAGCCGATTGACAAACCTGCGCGTGATCCGGTCGCCGTGGCCGAATTGTTCCTGGGCACGCCCTATCTCTGGGGCGGCAATTCCGGCTTTGGCATTGATTGTTCGGGATTGGTGCAGGCGGCCTGTCTGGCCTGTGGAATTTCCTGTCCGGGCGATAGCGACATGCAGGAAACGGCGCTGGGCGAGGCGTTGGGGGATCGCGCGGCGATACGTGGCGATCTCTTCTTCTGGAAGGGGCATGTGGCTTGGGTTGTGGACCAGGAAACGCTGTTGCATGCCAACGCGCACCATATGGCGGTATCGTATGAAGGGTTGAGCGAAACCGTGGCGCGGATCGAGGCGCAGGGCGGTGGCCCGGTGACGGCGCGCAAACGTCTGCTGGGGTGTTGA
- a CDS encoding SRPBCC family protein, translating to MRFVRRLFLLFIALIVVLVAVSYLLPRHVSVARSITINAAPEAVFPLVNSLQAGQAWSPWLSRDPEAKLVYSGPDSGIGNTLEWSSDHPNVGNGKQVITASEAPKRVETDLDFGEEMGTAKAAFVLEPAGSDTLITWSLDTDMGMSPMGRWLGLMMDGWIGADYEKGLANLKSLAESN from the coding sequence ATGCGGTTTGTCAGACGCCTGTTTCTATTATTCATCGCCCTGATTGTAGTATTGGTCGCGGTCAGTTACCTGCTGCCCCGCCACGTCAGCGTCGCGCGCTCGATCACCATAAATGCCGCCCCCGAAGCGGTCTTCCCGCTGGTCAATTCGTTGCAGGCGGGTCAGGCTTGGTCGCCTTGGTTGTCGCGCGATCCCGAGGCAAAACTGGTCTACTCCGGCCCCGACTCGGGCATTGGCAACACCCTCGAATGGTCGTCCGACCACCCCAATGTCGGCAACGGCAAACAGGTGATCACCGCCAGTGAAGCGCCCAAACGTGTCGAAACCGATCTTGATTTCGGCGAAGAAATGGGCACTGCCAAGGCCGCTTTTGTTCTTGAACCTGCGGGCTCAGATACCCTGATCACATGGAGCCTTGATACCGACATGGGCATGTCCCCCATGGGCCGTTGGCTGGGCCTGATGATGGACGGCTGGATCGGCGCCGATTACGAAAAAGGCCTCGCCAACCTCAAGTCGTTGGCAGAAAGCAATTAA
- a CDS encoding trimethylamine methyltransferase family protein, which translates to MVEVTERRRRKRGNGSQRSGEAGQNPHLEVPFITRRMRPYDILDETQMDMIEATSERIMEEIGIEFRDDPEVVELFRARGAMVEETGENTWRLRFAPGLVREILSTAPERFIQYARNPANNVEIGTDATVFVPSYGSPFMLDMAGNRRYATLEDFQNLVKLGQSSPWLHHSGGTICEPTDIAVNKRHLDMVYAHIRYSDRPFLGSITAPERAEDSIEMCRIVFGSEFVDTHCVIMGNFNTTSPLVIDGITSQGIRTYARAGQGSIHLPFLLGGAVAPLTMAGQVAQNLAETLVSAAITQLERPGAPVIIASFLNSMAMRSGSPTFGTPEPAMASLAMGQFSRRYKLPLRCAGSFTTSKLPDGQAMQQSMMSMLSAVQSGANFILHSAGYLDGLLSMSYEKFVMDCDVLGALHSYLRGMDVNEDTMGFEALAEGGPGAHMFGSQHTLRHYQTAYWDSALDDNRTWETWEEDGKVDMATRAHQRWNMLLERYEPPNLDPAIDEALLAYMDEKKAAMPDLWH; encoded by the coding sequence ATGGTAGAAGTCACCGAACGGCGCCGTCGCAAGCGCGGCAACGGCTCACAGCGCAGTGGCGAAGCAGGGCAAAACCCACATCTCGAAGTGCCTTTCATCACCCGCCGAATGCGCCCCTATGACATTCTTGACGAAACCCAGATGGACATGATCGAAGCCACCTCCGAGCGGATCATGGAAGAGATCGGGATCGAGTTTCGCGATGACCCCGAGGTGGTGGAGTTGTTTCGCGCACGCGGTGCTATGGTTGAGGAGACCGGCGAGAATACTTGGCGGCTGCGGTTTGCGCCGGGGTTGGTGCGCGAAATTCTGAGCACCGCGCCCGAGCGTTTCATCCAATATGCCCGCAATCCGGCCAATAATGTCGAGATCGGCACCGATGCGACGGTTTTTGTGCCGTCCTATGGTAGCCCCTTCATGTTGGATATGGCGGGCAATCGGCGCTATGCGACGTTGGAGGATTTCCAGAACCTTGTGAAGCTGGGACAGTCCAGCCCTTGGCTGCACCATTCCGGCGGCACCATTTGCGAGCCGACGGATATCGCAGTGAACAAGCGCCATCTCGATATGGTTTATGCCCACATCCGTTACTCAGACCGGCCCTTCCTTGGGTCGATCACCGCGCCCGAGCGGGCGGAGGATTCGATCGAGATGTGTCGCATCGTCTTTGGGTCTGAATTCGTGGATACGCATTGCGTCATCATGGGCAATTTCAACACTACCTCGCCGCTGGTGATTGATGGAATCACCAGTCAGGGCATTCGCACTTATGCACGCGCCGGGCAGGGTTCGATCCATCTGCCGTTTTTGTTGGGCGGAGCGGTGGCACCGCTGACCATGGCGGGGCAGGTGGCGCAGAACCTGGCCGAGACGTTGGTGAGCGCGGCGATTACCCAGTTGGAACGCCCCGGCGCGCCGGTGATTATTGCGAGTTTCCTTAATTCGATGGCGATGCGCTCGGGTTCACCCACGTTTGGCACGCCGGAACCGGCGATGGCCAGCCTTGCGATGGGGCAGTTTTCGCGGCGCTATAAATTGCCGCTGCGCTGTGCGGGGAGTTTCACGACCTCAAAGTTGCCGGATGGGCAGGCGATGCAGCAGAGCATGATGTCGATGTTGAGCGCGGTGCAGTCAGGCGCGAATTTCATTCTGCATTCGGCGGGGTATCTCGATGGGCTTTTGTCGATGTCTTATGAGAAATTCGTGATGGATTGCGACGTTCTGGGCGCGCTGCATTCTTATCTCAGAGGCATGGATGTGAACGAGGATACGATGGGCTTTGAAGCTTTGGCCGAGGGCGGGCCGGGCGCGCATATGTTTGGTAGCCAGCACACGTTGCGCCATTATCAGACCGCCTATTGGGACAGTGCGCTTGATGACAACCGGACCTGGGAAACCTGGGAAGAGGACGGCAAGGTGGACATGGCGACGCGGGCGCATCAACGCTGGAATATGTTGTTGGAACGCTATGAGCCGCCGAATCTTGATCCGGCGATAGATGAGGCGTTGTTGGCATATATGGACGAGAAAAAAGCGGCCATGCCGGACTTGTGGCACTGA
- a CDS encoding mucoidy inhibitor MuiA family protein, translated as MRVLPVVLAFFPTFVLADEIMLTSQISDVTLYPQGAKIVRRVPFEAAAGRHDLQLIDLPQGTPMETVRVSLEGASMGAVKLRDDYVPPVADRESDELKAARENVERLEEAMRAKADEAQAIRAAGEAADTRIQFLRQLSEGQALNGVGADDLRNISRMVGEETLAARQAALSAEGQARAVDREVKELAKALDKARQAVQALAPEGEARNLVQVSVSSDAAMQGVLEISYYDWRASWSPVYDAYLDREAATVTLKRGALVRQNTGENWANVAVTMSTNAPEGAVAPERLWPDFRRIVDPAEVQPTARMKRSDSAVLGAMVEPAMESPVMVEEATASFDGLSVSYDYPGTLALASSADTVRLALGELSFDAEIKAVAVPKRDRTAFLVAEFTNTSGELILPSTLTQLFRDGDFVGEYGNGEPIAAGAEARLPFGPIEGLQLSRVNERNEGDRGVLSRSNEITENVVIEVENLTGESWPLRVLDQVPYSEQEDLVITWNAQPRPTQVDVDDQKGVLAWESEIAAGGTFEINLNYSLQWPDGKILR; from the coding sequence ATGCGTGTTCTGCCCGTTGTTTTAGCCTTTTTCCCCACCTTCGTTCTGGCCGACGAAATCATGCTTACAAGCCAGATATCGGATGTGACGCTCTATCCGCAGGGCGCCAAGATCGTGCGGCGTGTGCCGTTTGAAGCGGCGGCGGGGCGGCACGATCTGCAACTGATCGACCTGCCGCAAGGCACACCGATGGAGACTGTGCGGGTCAGCCTTGAGGGGGCAAGCATGGGCGCGGTGAAGCTGCGCGATGATTATGTGCCGCCTGTGGCGGACCGTGAAAGCGATGAATTGAAGGCGGCACGCGAAAACGTTGAGCGGCTGGAAGAGGCGATGCGGGCCAAGGCCGATGAGGCGCAGGCGATACGCGCCGCCGGGGAGGCCGCCGATACGCGCATTCAGTTCCTGCGTCAGCTTAGTGAGGGCCAAGCGCTGAACGGGGTGGGGGCCGACGATCTGCGCAACATTTCCCGCATGGTGGGCGAAGAAACTCTGGCGGCGCGTCAGGCGGCATTGAGCGCCGAGGGGCAGGCGCGCGCTGTGGACCGCGAGGTGAAAGAGTTGGCCAAGGCGCTGGACAAGGCGCGCCAAGCGGTTCAGGCGTTGGCGCCCGAGGGCGAGGCGCGCAATCTCGTGCAAGTGTCGGTGAGTTCTGATGCGGCGATGCAGGGTGTTCTTGAGATCAGTTATTATGATTGGCGCGCCAGTTGGTCGCCGGTTTATGATGCTTACCTCGACCGGGAGGCGGCAACCGTCACGTTGAAACGCGGGGCGCTGGTGCGCCAGAATACCGGGGAAAACTGGGCCAATGTGGCGGTGACAATGTCGACCAATGCGCCGGAAGGGGCGGTCGCGCCCGAGAGGCTTTGGCCAGATTTCAGGCGGATCGTAGACCCGGCAGAAGTGCAGCCGACAGCGCGGATGAAGCGCTCGGATTCCGCTGTTCTGGGCGCGATGGTCGAACCCGCGATGGAATCGCCCGTGATGGTAGAAGAAGCCACGGCAAGCTTTGACGGGTTGAGCGTGAGCTATGACTATCCCGGCACGCTGGCATTGGCATCATCGGCCGATACGGTGCGGCTTGCGCTGGGCGAGTTGAGCTTTGACGCCGAGATCAAGGCCGTGGCGGTGCCGAAGCGGGACCGGACCGCGTTTCTGGTGGCGGAGTTCACCAATACCTCGGGCGAATTGATCCTGCCAAGCACGCTGACCCAGCTTTTCCGCGATGGTGATTTTGTCGGGGAATATGGCAACGGTGAGCCGATTGCGGCAGGGGCCGAGGCACGTCTGCCGTTCGGGCCGATCGAAGGGTTGCAGCTTAGCCGGGTGAATGAGCGCAACGAGGGGGATCGCGGGGTGCTGAGCCGGTCAAATGAGATCACCGAGAATGTGGTGATCGAGGTGGAGAACCTGACCGGGGAAAGCTGGCCTCTCAGGGTGCTGGATCAGGTGCCTTATTCTGAGCAAGAGGATTTGGTCATCACCTGGAATGCGCAACCGAGACCGACGCAGGTGGATGTCGATGATCAAAAGGGCGTTCTGGCGTGGGAAAGCGAGATTGCGGCGGGTGGGACGTTTGAGATTAACCTGAACTATTCGCTGCAATGGCCGGATGGAAAGATTTTGCGTTAA
- a CDS encoding TetR/AcrR family transcriptional regulator, translated as MNIQTTTRSPNTDDLWLSAAYDMLTESGVEAVKVMPLAKRLGLSRTGFYWHFRDRDALLEAMIERWEDKNTGNLVARCEAYAETITEAMFNLFDCWLDSTLFDARLDLAIRNWARNDSALQTRLEAADTRRKDAVKAMFLRFGYGEKDAEVRTMTVLYTQIGYISMQVFEDTSKRLLQMPAYVAVYTGQTPTQADIERFFSRHE; from the coding sequence ATGAATATTCAAACGACCACGCGCAGCCCAAATACCGACGATCTCTGGCTTTCAGCGGCTTATGACATGCTCACCGAAAGTGGTGTCGAGGCCGTGAAGGTAATGCCGCTTGCCAAGCGGCTGGGTTTGTCACGCACCGGATTCTATTGGCATTTCCGCGACCGCGACGCGCTTCTCGAAGCGATGATCGAACGTTGGGAAGACAAGAACACCGGCAATCTGGTGGCGCGCTGCGAGGCATATGCTGAAACCATTACCGAGGCGATGTTCAACCTGTTCGATTGTTGGCTCGACAGCACGCTGTTTGATGCGCGGCTTGATCTGGCGATTCGCAACTGGGCGCGTAACGATTCCGCGCTCCAGACCCGGCTCGAAGCCGCCGATACGCGCCGCAAGGATGCGGTCAAGGCGATGTTTCTGCGCTTTGGCTATGGCGAAAAAGACGCCGAAGTGCGCACCATGACGGTGCTCTACACACAGATCGGTTACATCTCGATGCAGGTTTTCGAAGACACCTCAAAGCGGTTGTTGCAAATGCCTGCTTATGTCGCGGTCTATACCGGCCAAACCCCGACCCAAGCAGATATCGAGCGGTTTTTTTCGCGCCACGAATGA
- a CDS encoding NADH:flavin oxidoreductase: MSNDPLLQPYQLKHLTLRNRIMTTSHEPAYPEDGMPKDRYRAYHEERAKAGVALAMTAGSAAVSKDSPPVFNNILAYKDEVVPWVRRLTDALHENGCAAMIQLTHLGRRTHWNKGDWLPAVTSTRHREPAHHAFPKLAEDWDIERIIGDFADAAERMKEGGMDGVEIMTHGHLLDQFISPLTNDLDGPYGRETLENRMRLTTDIIAAVRARVGDEFVIGVRFAPDEAHEGGITPEMGVEIAKILKGTGQVDFLNVNRGRIHTDPAMTDMIPVQGMKNAPHLDFAGSVRAATGMPTFHASKIPDLATARHAIQAGLLDMVGMTRAHMADPYVVTKLIEGREEDIRPCVGATYCLDRIYQAGEALCIHNPATGRETTMPHIISPARMRKKVVVVGAGPGGLEAARVAAERGHDVTVFEAQPDPGGQVRLTALNPRRREMISIIDWRMAQCAARGVEFRFNTWAEAGDVTALNPDVVIVATGGMPNTILHEQQGEAENVVTAWDIISGDVKPGENILIYDESGDHPGVMAAEVAANAGAKVEVMTPDRTFAPDIMAMNLVPYMRALQDKDVRFTVTRRLLSVARDGNLLKARIGTDYSDLVQEAQYDQVVVNYGTMPLDELYFALKPESRNMGAVDHDALIAGRAQEVERNPEGQFMLFRIGDAVSARNTHAAIYDALRLVKDI; encoded by the coding sequence ATGTCGAACGATCCGCTGTTGCAGCCCTACCAGCTTAAACATCTGACCTTGCGAAACCGGATCATGACGACCAGCCATGAACCGGCCTATCCCGAAGATGGCATGCCGAAAGACCGTTATCGCGCCTATCACGAGGAGCGCGCCAAGGCCGGTGTCGCGCTTGCCATGACCGCCGGGTCGGCGGCGGTGAGCAAGGACAGCCCCCCGGTGTTCAACAACATTCTGGCCTATAAGGACGAGGTGGTGCCGTGGGTGCGCCGGTTGACCGATGCGTTGCATGAAAACGGATGCGCGGCGATGATTCAGCTGACCCATCTGGGGCGGAGGACGCATTGGAACAAGGGGGATTGGCTGCCTGCCGTGACCTCGACCCGGCATCGCGAACCGGCGCATCACGCTTTTCCCAAGCTGGCCGAGGATTGGGATATCGAGCGGATCATCGGGGATTTTGCGGATGCCGCCGAGCGGATGAAAGAGGGCGGGATGGACGGGGTCGAGATCATGACCCACGGGCATCTGCTGGATCAGTTCATCTCGCCCCTGACCAATGATCTGGACGGGCCATATGGGCGCGAGACGTTGGAAAACCGGATGCGGCTGACTACCGATATCATTGCCGCCGTGCGCGCGCGGGTGGGCGATGAATTCGTGATTGGCGTCCGCTTTGCCCCGGACGAGGCGCATGAAGGCGGGATCACGCCCGAGATGGGTGTGGAGATTGCCAAGATCCTGAAAGGCACCGGGCAGGTTGATTTTCTGAACGTCAATCGCGGGCGGATTCATACCGATCCGGCGATGACCGATATGATCCCGGTGCAGGGGATGAAGAACGCGCCGCATCTGGACTTTGCGGGTTCAGTGCGGGCGGCCACGGGGATGCCGACCTTTCATGCGTCAAAAATTCCCGATCTGGCCACGGCGCGCCACGCGATACAGGCGGGGCTGCTCGACATGGTGGGAATGACGCGGGCGCATATGGCGGACCCCTATGTTGTGACCAAGCTGATCGAGGGGCGCGAGGAGGATATTCGCCCTTGTGTCGGGGCCACCTATTGCCTGGATCGGATTTATCAGGCGGGCGAGGCGTTGTGCATTCATAACCCGGCGACCGGGCGAGAGACGACCATGCCGCATATCATTTCGCCTGCGAGGATGCGCAAGAAAGTTGTGGTTGTTGGCGCGGGGCCGGGGGGCTTGGAAGCCGCGCGGGTGGCGGCAGAACGCGGGCATGATGTGACGGTGTTCGAGGCCCAGCCCGATCCGGGCGGGCAGGTGCGGCTGACCGCGCTGAACCCGCGGCGGCGCGAGATGATCTCGATTATTGACTGGCGCATGGCGCAATGTGCGGCGCGCGGTGTTGAGTTTCGCTTTAACACCTGGGCCGAGGCGGGGGATGTCACGGCTCTGAACCCTGATGTAGTGATCGTGGCGACGGGCGGCATGCCCAATACCATCCTGCACGAACAGCAGGGCGAGGCCGAAAATGTCGTGACCGCGTGGGATATCATTTCAGGGGATGTGAAGCCGGGCGAGAATATTCTGATTTATGACGAAAGCGGTGATCATCCGGGCGTAATGGCGGCGGAAGTGGCGGCGAATGCAGGCGCCAAGGTTGAGGTGATGACGCCGGACCGGACCTTTGCGCCCGATATCATGGCGATGAACCTTGTACCTTATATGCGGGCTTTGCAGGATAAGGACGTGCGCTTTACCGTGACGCGCCGGTTGCTGAGTGTCGCGCGTGACGGGAATCTTTTGAAAGCGCGGATCGGGACGGATTATTCCGACCTCGTGCAAGAGGCGCAATATGATCAGGTGGTGGTGAACTATGGCACCATGCCGCTGGATGAGTTGTACTTTGCACTGAAACCCGAGAGCCGGAACATGGGCGCGGTGGATCATGATGCGTTGATCGCGGGCCGGGCGCAGGAGGTAGAGCGCAACCCGGAGGGGCAATTCATGCTGTTTCGAATCGGTGACGCGGTGAGCGCGCGCAACACCCACGCGGCGATTTATGATGCGCTGCGTCTGGTCAAGGATATCTGA
- a CDS encoding leucyl aminopeptidase family protein has translation MAMEFAERGAKALPLYLLEQSALADWLTDQPDRVTKWVNSAGFEAKVGQALVIPGDDGAPEAAIAGYGDDTARKRGRFHLAGAAAKLPIGDYRLVSDLSAPVLEQEALGWLLAGYAFARYAKASGIKARLVAPEGVDAARVEAIAAGERLTRDLINTPANDMGPVALEAAVMDLANEFGATLNVIRGEALLEENLPMIHAVGRAAAQAPRLIDMTWGESGPTLTLVGKGVCFDTGGLNLKPGASMGLMKKDMGGAATVLGLARMIMALGLALRLRVLIPAVENAVSSNAMRPGDILMSRKGLSVEINNTDAEGRLVLADALCLGAEGAPDLMISMATLTGAARVAVGPDLSPFYSDDEAVVAALEEAAREVADPVWRMPFWEPYEEMIEPGIADLDNAPAGGFAGSITAALFLRRFAGGAGRYTHFDIYGWQPKAAPARPKGGVGMGARAILGALPEVLGL, from the coding sequence ATGGCAATGGAATTTGCTGAACGCGGAGCCAAAGCGCTGCCGCTTTATCTTTTGGAACAATCGGCGCTTGCAGACTGGTTAACGGATCAGCCCGACCGTGTGACCAAGTGGGTTAACAGTGCGGGGTTTGAGGCCAAGGTCGGGCAGGCCTTGGTGATTCCCGGCGATGACGGTGCGCCCGAGGCGGCCATCGCGGGTTATGGTGACGACACGGCGCGCAAACGCGGGCGGTTTCATCTGGCCGGGGCGGCGGCGAAACTACCCATAGGGGATTATCGTCTGGTCAGCGATCTTTCCGCGCCGGTATTGGAGCAAGAGGCGCTTGGCTGGCTTTTGGCGGGCTATGCGTTTGCGCGCTATGCCAAGGCCAGCGGGATCAAGGCGCGGTTGGTGGCACCCGAAGGCGTAGACGCGGCGCGGGTTGAGGCGATTGCGGCGGGGGAACGTCTGACCCGTGATCTGATCAATACGCCCGCCAATGACATGGGGCCGGTGGCGCTGGAAGCGGCGGTTATGGATCTGGCGAATGAGTTCGGTGCCACGCTGAACGTGATTCGCGGTGAAGCGCTTTTGGAGGAGAACCTGCCGATGATCCACGCGGTGGGTCGGGCTGCGGCGCAGGCACCGCGGTTGATCGACATGACGTGGGGCGAAAGCGGGCCGACGCTCACCTTGGTCGGCAAGGGTGTGTGTTTTGACACTGGCGGGCTGAATTTGAAACCCGGTGCCTCAATGGGGCTGATGAAGAAGGACATGGGCGGTGCGGCCACGGTTTTAGGGCTGGCGCGGATGATCATGGCTTTGGGGCTGGCGCTGCGTCTGCGCGTGCTGATCCCGGCGGTGGAAAACGCGGTGAGCAGCAATGCGATGCGGCCGGGTGATATTCTGATGAGCCGCAAGGGGTTGAGCGTGGAGATCAACAATACCGATGCGGAAGGGCGACTGGTTCTGGCCGATGCGCTGTGTCTGGGGGCGGAAGGGGCGCCCGATCTGATGATCTCGATGGCCACGCTGACCGGTGCGGCGCGGGTGGCTGTGGGACCGGACCTGTCGCCGTTCTACAGCGATGACGAGGCAGTCGTTGCAGCGCTTGAGGAGGCAGCGCGCGAGGTGGCTGATCCGGTCTGGCGGATGCCGTTCTGGGAGCCATATGAGGAGATGATCGAGCCGGGGATCGCCGATCTGGACAATGCGCCTGCGGGCGGCTTTGCCGGGTCGATCACCGCCGCGTTGTTTCTGCGCCGCTTTGCAGGAGGGGCTGGCCGCTACACCCATTTTGACATTTACGGCTGGCAGCCGAAAGCCGCCCCGGCGCGGCCCAAAGGTGGTGTCGGGATGGGGGCGCGCGCGATTCTGGGCGCGCTGCCCGAGGTGCTGGGGCTGTGA
- a CDS encoding NAD(P)-binding domain-containing protein: MRLGFIGTGTIASAVVRGVAGDGHQIVVSERSVPLSSALAAEFDNVSVANNQGVLDQSDVVFLGLMAEAARGVLGALEFRADQRVITFMAGATLSEADAMVRPASAVAIMMPFPGIATGGSPIMMQGDAGLIEEIFGSRNTVFALKDADEMAAYLVAQAVLSPVARLVGDAAEWLGERVSDADQGEAFLRMLVASSLAGSACAPLIEALNTPGGYNQRLRVHMEESGMGKALTAGLDGLE, encoded by the coding sequence ATGCGGTTGGGGTTTATCGGCACCGGCACGATCGCAAGCGCCGTGGTGCGCGGGGTTGCGGGCGACGGGCATCAGATTGTCGTGTCTGAACGCAGTGTGCCGCTGTCGTCGGCTCTGGCAGCAGAGTTTGACAACGTGTCGGTGGCGAATAATCAGGGCGTTCTGGATCAGAGCGACGTGGTGTTTCTGGGCCTGATGGCAGAGGCGGCGCGGGGCGTTCTTGGGGCGCTAGAGTTCAGGGCGGATCAGCGGGTGATCACCTTCATGGCGGGGGCCACGTTGAGCGAGGCGGACGCGATGGTACGCCCGGCCAGCGCGGTTGCGATCATGATGCCGTTTCCGGGGATCGCGACCGGGGGATCGCCGATCATGATGCAGGGCGACGCCGGGTTGATTGAGGAAATATTCGGGTCGCGCAACACGGTGTTCGCCTTGAAAGATGCAGACGAGATGGCGGCCTATCTGGTTGCGCAAGCGGTGCTGTCACCGGTGGCGCGGTTGGTGGGCGACGCGGCCGAGTGGCTGGGCGAGCGTGTATCAGATGCGGATCAGGGCGAGGCGTTCTTGCGCATGCTGGTTGCGTCGAGCCTGGCAGGCAGCGCCTGTGCGCCACTGATCGAGGCGTTGAACACACCGGGCGGTTATAACCAGCGGTTGCGGGTGCATATGGAGGAAAGCGGAATGGGCAAAGCGCTCACGGCCGGGTTGGACGGATTGGAGTAA
- a CDS encoding carbonic anhydrase: MQNAKPLPSYLVQRFHGWKATTYAENESWYHRLADEGQRPRAMVISCCDSRVHVTSIFGADQGEFFIHRNIANLVPPYQPDGEQHGTSATIEYAVSELKVAHILVLGHSNCGGVQGCLDMCTGHAPELEEKTSFVGRWMDILRPGFERVKDAPAEDRARMLEKESVLVSLENLMTFPFVQDEVKTGRLSLHGLWNDIGEGSVEQYLPEIGGFRPV, encoded by the coding sequence ATGCAAAACGCCAAACCGCTGCCATCCTATCTGGTTCAACGCTTTCATGGTTGGAAAGCAACCACTTACGCCGAAAATGAAAGCTGGTATCACCGCCTCGCAGATGAAGGCCAACGCCCGCGCGCGATGGTGATTTCATGCTGTGACAGCCGCGTGCATGTCACCTCGATTTTCGGCGCTGATCAGGGCGAATTCTTTATTCATCGCAACATCGCCAATCTTGTGCCGCCCTATCAACCCGATGGAGAGCAGCACGGCACCTCGGCAACAATCGAATATGCGGTGTCCGAACTCAAGGTCGCGCATATCCTTGTGCTCGGCCATTCCAATTGCGGCGGCGTGCAGGGTTGCCTTGATATGTGCACCGGCCACGCGCCCGAACTGGAAGAAAAGACCAGCTTTGTTGGTCGCTGGATGGACATTCTACGCCCCGGATTCGAGCGTGTGAAGGATGCGCCCGCCGAAGACCGCGCCAGAATGCTGGAAAAAGAATCCGTGCTGGTTTCCCTGGAAAACTTGATGACCTTCCCATTCGTTCAAGACGAGGTCAAAACAGGCCGCCTGTCGCTGCACGGGCTCTGGAACGACATCGGTGAAGGCTCGGTTGAACAGTATCTGCCCGAAATCGGCGGCTTTCGCCCGGTCTGA